Proteins from one Podarcis raffonei isolate rPodRaf1 chromosome 1, rPodRaf1.pri, whole genome shotgun sequence genomic window:
- the PTPRN gene encoding receptor-type tyrosine-protein phosphatase-like N codes for MGRWRSLLRALGCFLLSLLPLLGAGAAADRPLQVLHGCLFDRRLCSQQEVCVQDGLFGQCQEGSLRDKPYFQVTASVLQRLQDVLRHLMAQGLSWQDDLTQHVISREMERIPRLHLPPPWESVAENRFPPSHLSPRKSSLPPEPASLQTAHQPPLPPVLLQRYLELLLASQPELRYKEPFLSSYPHHQFSYPDGTFRDNPNAHSAEHPVLLDRAAASKALFGASTAPSYRGQQGLDGGQLFQDLGALYLTQEQTGKSRTMAQQKHDSRTDGPFPDYGDNSEYRGEPRALLAEPDRALERLAAVLASYGIRPQDLTPQHLSSLAGLLRLLRSPAGRLGPDTPESKRVTEAEMQHGEELEPPPSQESYVSAVPTEGQVQAQRETLSPTKAKITMTTASPEQPEPLRAGEGEAAGLKRQVAVMKKSHTSVGVPGKDEDRPETALAAEEYGYIVTDQKPLGLAAGIRLLEILAEHVHLSTASFINISVVGPALTFRIRQNHQNLSLGDVANRAALVKPQLETEVGVKILQTGVGQRNEAATYPHPTHFGDTFRSVLLTFVLLACVAGIVIAAAVVFCLRQHAKQREKERLAGLGPEGAADSTFEYQELCRQHMAAKSLFGRAEAPSPSAPAENSRVSSVSSQFSDAPQASPSSHSSTPSWCEEPVQSNMDISTGHMILAYMEDHLRNRDRLAKEWQALCAYQAEPNACEAAQCEANIKKNRNPDYVPYDHARIKLKAESNPSRSDFINASPIIDHDPRMPAYIATQGPPSHTIADFWQMVWENGCTVIVMLSPLVEDGVKQCDRYWPDEGSSLYHIYEVNLVSEHIWCEDFLVRSFYLKNVQSQETRTLTQFHFLSWPAEGIPTTTRPLLDFRRKVNKCYRGRSCPIVIHCSDGAGRTGTYILIDMVLNRMAKGVKEIDIAATLEHVRDQRPGMVQTKDQFEFALTAVAEEVNAILKALPQ; via the exons ATGGGGCGGTGGCGGAGCCTGCTCCGGGCGCTCGGCTGCTTCCTCCTCTCCTTGCTGCCGCTCCTCGGGGCCGGCGCTGCCGCGGATCGCCCGCTGCAAGTGCTGCACG GCTGCCTATTTGACAGGAGACTCTGCTCCCAACAGGAAGTCTGTGTACAAG ATGGATTGTTTGGTCAGTGCCAGGAAGGTTCCCTTCGAGATAAGCCGTACTTCCAGGTCACAGCCTCTGTGCTCCAGCGTTTGCAGGATGTGCTACGGCATCTCATGGCACAAG GTTTATCATGGCAGGATGACCTTACCCAACACGTGATCTCCCGGGAGATGGAACGCATCCCCAGACTTCACCTTCCACCTCCTTGGGAGTCTGTAGCTGAGAACAG GTTCCCACCTAGTCACCTGTCTCCAAGGAAATCCTCTTTGCCACCAGAGCCTGCCTCCCTCCAGACAGCTCAtcagcctcctctccctccaGTCCTCCTGCAGCGGTACCTGGAGCTGCTGTTGGCTTCTCAGCCTGAGCTACGCTACAAGGAGCCCTTCTTATCTTCATATCCACATCACCAG TTCAGCTACCCAGATGGTACCTTCCGGGACAACCCCAATGCTCACAGCGCTGAGCACCCTGTTCTGCTGGACCGAGCTGCTGCTTCTAAGGCCCTGTTTGGTGCCAGCACTGCTCCCTCCTATAGGGGGCAGCAGGGACTGGATGGAGGTCAACTTTTCCAGGACCTGGGAGCACTTTACCTAACACAGGAGCAGACAGGTAAATCGAGAACTATGGCGCAGCAGAAGCACGATTCCAGGACGGATGGCCCCTTTCCGGACTATGGCGACAACTCTGAATACAGAGGGGAGCCCCGGGCACTCCTGGCAGAGCCAG ATAGAGCACTAGAGAGGCTGGCAGCAGTGCTTGCCAGCTATGGCATCAGGCCCCAGGATCTCACTCCCCAGCATCTCAGCTCCCTTGCTGGTCTTCTCCGGCTCCTCAGGAGTCCAG CTGGTAGGCTTGGACCAGACACTCCAGAATCTAAGCGG GTGACAGAAGCTGAAATGCAACATGGGGAGGAGCTGGAGCCACCCCCCTCTCAAGAGAGCTATGTCAGTGCTGTGCCCACAGAGGGGCAGGTGCAGGCACAGAGGGAGACGCTTAGCCCAACTAAGGCCAAAATAACCATGACGACAGCTTCCCCAGAACAACCTGAGCCCCTCCGTGCTGGTGAGGGGGAAGCAGCTGGCCTCAAGAGGCAGGTGGCAGTGATGAAGAAGAGCCACACATCAGTAGGGGTACCTGGCAAGGATGAGGACCGGCCAGAGACAGCGCTGGCTGCTGAGGAATACGGCTACATTGTCACTGACCAAAA GCCACTGGGTCTTGCTGCTGGCATCCGGCTCCTGGAGATCCTGGCTGAGCACGTGCACTTGTCCACTGCCAGTTTCATCAACATCAG TGTTgtgggtccagctctcaccttcCGCATCCGTCAAAACCACCAAAACCTGTCTCTGGGTGATGTGGCCAACAGGGCTG CACTGGTGAAGCCCCAGCTGGAGACGGAGGTGGGAGTGAAGATCCTACAGACAGGTGTTGGGCAG CGCAACGAGGCTGCGACCTACCCGCACCCCACACACTTTGGCGACACCTTCCGCTCGGTGCTGCTCACCTTTGTCCTGCTGGCCTGCGTGGCTGGCATTGTGATAGCCGCCGCGGTGGTCTTCTGTCTGCGCCAGCATGCCAAGCAGCGAGAGAAGGAGCGGTTGGCAGGGCTGGGGCCTGAGGGAGCGGCTGACAGCACCTTTGAATACCAG GAGTTGTGTCGGCAGCACATGGCTGCCAAATCACTGTTTGGCCGTGCCGAAGCTCCCTCGCCCTCCGCTCCGGCAGAGAATTCCCGCGTCAGCAGTGTCTCCTCACAGTTTAGCGATGCACCCCAGGCCAGCCCCAGCTCCCACAGCAGCACACCATCCTGGTGCGAGGAGCCTGTGCAATCCAACATGGACATCTCTACTGGGCACATGATTCTG GCATACATGGAGGACCACCTGCGCAACCGTGACCGGTTAGCCAAGGAGTGGCAGGCGCTGTGTGCATACCAGGCTGAGCCTAATGCCTGTGAGGCTGCGCAGTGTGAAGCAAACATCAAGAAAAACCGCAACCCTGATTATGTGCCCT ACGATCATGCCCGCATCAAGCTGAAGGCAGAGAGCAATCCATCCCGCAGTGACTTCATCAATGCCAGCCCTATT ATTGACCATGATCCACGGATGCCAGCATACATTGCTACACAGGGGCCACCGTCCCACACCATCGCTGACTTCTGGCAG ATGGTGTGGGAGAACGGCTGCACTGTCATTGTCATGCTGAGCCCTCTAGTGGAGGACGGCGTCAAGCAGTGTGACCGCTACTGGCCTGATGAGGGCTCCTCCCTGTACCACATCTATGAG GTGAACCTGGTCTCTGAACACATCTGGTGTGAGGATTTCCTGGTGCGCAGCTTCTACCTGAAGAACGTCCAGTCTCAGGAGACACGAACTCTGACACAGTTTCACTTCCTGAGCTGGCCTGCAGAGGGCATCCCCACCACCACACGGCCTCTCCTTGACTTCCGCAG gaaggtgaacAAGTGCTACCGCGGCCGCTCATGCCCAATCGTCATCCACTGCAG TGATGGCGCAGGAAGGACCGGGACGTATATCCTTATCGACATGGTTCTGAACCGAATGGCCAAAG GTGTGAAGGAGATTGACATCGCAGCCACCCTGGAGCACGTGCGAGATCAGCGACCTGGCATGGTGCAGACAAAG GACCAGTTTGAGTTTGCACTGACAGCCGTGGCAGAGGAGGTGAATGCCATCCTGAAGGCCCTGCCACAGTGA